From a single Silene latifolia isolate original U9 population chromosome 6, ASM4854445v1, whole genome shotgun sequence genomic region:
- the LOC141587810 gene encoding putative F-box protein At5g47300 — translation MMNTEDDEEQSLYEVIKIVNEEDEEFIMHGNEIRVINDGAPRFTNTPESNQCFHRQRCVCKSWCSIIDNPDFIHLHLQLSQINYGNNQLLLIVEGLSNYHHKEWWFTLLHSETLQSTVRIFLESGLYSYLILGSCNGLLLLLQYDKYHSNEEFILWNPCICKSLLLPTCPLPNSILVSTYLLGYASDSKDYKVVVFSSFENTRRNLQFAVYTLRDQLWTVRNMDITTSMFEYFSLLIAVFFRGGAYWLANNDKQGSGLLTHLGSFDFDKERFAFLKLPISLDKTSSFKFLFLLGKSLAVFIISKIFHLTGLGARSSNIIRLIKLDDWANVLL, via the exons ATGATGAATACAGAGGATGATGAAGAACAGTCGTTGTATGAAGTCATTAAGATTGTGAATGAAGAAGACGAAG AGTTTATAATGCATGGAAACGAAATCAGGGTGATCAATGATGGAGCACCAAGATTTACAAACACACCTGAATCTAACCAGTGTTTTCACCGGCAAAG ATGCGTATGTAAATCCTGGTGTTCTATTATTGACAACCCCGATTTCATTCACTTGCATCTTCAACTTTCCCAAATCAATTATGGGAATAATCAGTTATTGCTAATCGTCGAGGGTCTGAGTAACTATCATCATAAAGAGTGGTGGTTCACTCTTCTACACTCTGAAACTCTTCAAAGTACTGTTCGTATATTTTTGGAATCTGGTTTGTACTCGTATCTTATTTTAGGTAGCTGTAATGGGTTGCTTTTACTACTACAATATGATAAATATCATTCCAATGAAGAATTTATATTGTGGAACCCTTGTATTTGCAAATCGTTGCTACTTCCTACTTGCCCACTTCCCAACTCTATACTCGTTAGTACCTATTTGTTAGGGTACGCCTCTGATAGTAAAGATTATAAAGTGGTTGTATTCTCGTCATTCGAAAATACTCGGAGAAATCTGCAATTTGCAGTTTACACACTCCGTGATCAACTATGGACTGTCAGAAATATGGACATTACTACTAGTATGTTTGAGTATTTTTCACTGTTAATTGCTGTATTCTTTCGAGGAGGGGCATACTGGCTCGCAAATAATGATAAACAAGGGAGTGGATTATTAACTCATCTTGGTTCCTTTGACTTCGATAAGGAAAGATTCGCCTTTTTAAAACTGCCAATTAGTTTGGACAAAACAAGCTCCTTCAAGTTTCTGTTTCTTCTTGGGAAGTCGCTAGCGGTTTTCATTATTTCTAAG